One part of the Alosa alosa isolate M-15738 ecotype Scorff River chromosome 4, AALO_Geno_1.1, whole genome shotgun sequence genome encodes these proteins:
- the mapre1b gene encoding microtubule-associated protein RP/EB family member 1b isoform X3, translating into MAVNVYSTSVTSDNLSRHDMLAWINESLQLNLTKIEHLCSGAAYCQFMDMLFPGCVPLKKVKFAAKLEHEYIHNFKVLQAGFKRMGVDKIIPVDKLVKGKFQDNFEFVQWFKKFFDANYDGKDYDPVEARQGQDSAPVSSPAVPALNKPKKVMAAAPQRPAAKVAPKMAPGSARRPGGSGDEERAELVQELNLLKSTIQDMEKERDFYFGKLRNIELICQEKEGEGDPTLQRIVDILYATDEGFVIPDAESEDQEEF; encoded by the exons ATGGCGGTGAATGTGTACTCGACCTCTGTGACCAGCGACAACCTGAGTCGCCATGATATGCTGGCGTGGATCAATGAGTCCCTACAACTCAACCTGACCAAGATTGAGCATCTGTGTTCAG GTGCCGCATACTGCCAGTTTATGGATATGCTGTTCCCTGGCTGTGTGCCTCTGAAGAAAGTTAAATTTGCAGCCAAACTAGAGCATGAATACATTCATAACTTCAAGGTCCTGCAAGCTGGTTTCAAGAGAATGGGTGTTGATAAA ATTATCCCTGTGGACAAGTTGGTTAAAGGCAAATTCCAGGACAACTTTGAATTTGTCCAGTGGTTTAAAAAATTCTTTGACGCCAACTATGACGGCAAAGATTATGACCCAGTGGAGGCGCGTCAGGGTCAGGACTCTGCACCTGTGTCCAGTCCGGCAGTGCCAGCCCTAAACAAGCCCAAGAAAGTTATGGCTGCTG CTCCCCAGCGCCCTGCTGCTAAGGTAGCTCCCAAGATGGCACCTGGCTCAGCAAGGAGGCCAGGTGGCAGTGGTGATGAGGAGCGGGCAGAGCTTGTCCAGGAG CTTAATCTACTGAAATCAACAATCCAGGacatggagaaggagagggactTTTATTTCGGCAAATTGAGAAACATTGAGCTCATTTGccaagagaaggaaggagaaggGGACCCCACGCTCCAGAGGATTGTGGATATTCTCTATGCCACAGAT
- the mapre1b gene encoding microtubule-associated protein RP/EB family member 1b isoform X4, producing MAVNVYSTSVTSDNLSRHDMLAWINESLQLNLTKIEHLCSGAAYCQFMDMLFPGCVPLKKVKFAAKLEHEYIHNFKVLQAGFKRMGVDKIIPVDKLVKGKFQDNFEFVQWFKKFFDANYDGKDYDPVEARQGQDSAPVSSPAVPALNKPKKVMAAAPQRPAAKVAPKMAPGSARRPGGSGDEERAELVQELNLLKSTIQDMEKERDFYFGKLRNIELICQEKEGEGDPTLQRIVDILYATDDSEMMTAIEGGREMSK from the exons ATGGCGGTGAATGTGTACTCGACCTCTGTGACCAGCGACAACCTGAGTCGCCATGATATGCTGGCGTGGATCAATGAGTCCCTACAACTCAACCTGACCAAGATTGAGCATCTGTGTTCAG GTGCCGCATACTGCCAGTTTATGGATATGCTGTTCCCTGGCTGTGTGCCTCTGAAGAAAGTTAAATTTGCAGCCAAACTAGAGCATGAATACATTCATAACTTCAAGGTCCTGCAAGCTGGTTTCAAGAGAATGGGTGTTGATAAA ATTATCCCTGTGGACAAGTTGGTTAAAGGCAAATTCCAGGACAACTTTGAATTTGTCCAGTGGTTTAAAAAATTCTTTGACGCCAACTATGACGGCAAAGATTATGACCCAGTGGAGGCGCGTCAGGGTCAGGACTCTGCACCTGTGTCCAGTCCGGCAGTGCCAGCCCTAAACAAGCCCAAGAAAGTTATGGCTGCTG CTCCCCAGCGCCCTGCTGCTAAGGTAGCTCCCAAGATGGCACCTGGCTCAGCAAGGAGGCCAGGTGGCAGTGGTGATGAGGAGCGGGCAGAGCTTGTCCAGGAG CTTAATCTACTGAAATCAACAATCCAGGacatggagaaggagagggactTTTATTTCGGCAAATTGAGAAACATTGAGCTCATTTGccaagagaaggaaggagaaggGGACCCCACGCTCCAGAGGATTGTGGATATTCTCTATGCCACAGAT
- the mapre1b gene encoding microtubule-associated protein RP/EB family member 1b isoform X2, which produces MAVNVYSTSVTSDNLSRHDMLAWINESLQLNLTKIEHLCSGAAYCQFMDMLFPGCVPLKKVKFAAKLEHEYIHNFKVLQAGFKRMGVDKIIPVDKLVKGKFQDNFEFVQWFKKFFDANYDGKDYDPVEARQGQDSAPVSSPAVPALNKPKKVMAAAPQRPAAKVAPKMAPGSARRPGGSGDEERAELVQELNLLKSTIQDMEKERDFYFGKLRNIELICQEKEGEGDPTLQRIVDILYATDDSEMMTAIEGGREMVQQYPCTHHE; this is translated from the exons ATGGCGGTGAATGTGTACTCGACCTCTGTGACCAGCGACAACCTGAGTCGCCATGATATGCTGGCGTGGATCAATGAGTCCCTACAACTCAACCTGACCAAGATTGAGCATCTGTGTTCAG GTGCCGCATACTGCCAGTTTATGGATATGCTGTTCCCTGGCTGTGTGCCTCTGAAGAAAGTTAAATTTGCAGCCAAACTAGAGCATGAATACATTCATAACTTCAAGGTCCTGCAAGCTGGTTTCAAGAGAATGGGTGTTGATAAA ATTATCCCTGTGGACAAGTTGGTTAAAGGCAAATTCCAGGACAACTTTGAATTTGTCCAGTGGTTTAAAAAATTCTTTGACGCCAACTATGACGGCAAAGATTATGACCCAGTGGAGGCGCGTCAGGGTCAGGACTCTGCACCTGTGTCCAGTCCGGCAGTGCCAGCCCTAAACAAGCCCAAGAAAGTTATGGCTGCTG CTCCCCAGCGCCCTGCTGCTAAGGTAGCTCCCAAGATGGCACCTGGCTCAGCAAGGAGGCCAGGTGGCAGTGGTGATGAGGAGCGGGCAGAGCTTGTCCAGGAG CTTAATCTACTGAAATCAACAATCCAGGacatggagaaggagagggactTTTATTTCGGCAAATTGAGAAACATTGAGCTCATTTGccaagagaaggaaggagaaggGGACCCCACGCTCCAGAGGATTGTGGATATTCTCTATGCCACAGAT
- the mapre1b gene encoding microtubule-associated protein RP/EB family member 1b isoform X5 produces the protein MAVNVYSTSVTSDNLSRHDMLAWINESLQLNLTKIEHLCSGAAYCQFMDMLFPGCVPLKKVKFAAKLEHEYIHNFKVLQAGFKRMGVDKIIPVDKLVKGKFQDNFEFVQWFKKFFDANYDGKDYDPVEARQGQDSAPVSSPAVPALNKPKKVMAAAPQRPAAKVAPKMAPGSARRPGGSGDEERAELVQELNLLKSTIQDMEKERDFYFGKLRNIELICQEKEGEGDPTLQRIVDILYATDSK, from the exons ATGGCGGTGAATGTGTACTCGACCTCTGTGACCAGCGACAACCTGAGTCGCCATGATATGCTGGCGTGGATCAATGAGTCCCTACAACTCAACCTGACCAAGATTGAGCATCTGTGTTCAG GTGCCGCATACTGCCAGTTTATGGATATGCTGTTCCCTGGCTGTGTGCCTCTGAAGAAAGTTAAATTTGCAGCCAAACTAGAGCATGAATACATTCATAACTTCAAGGTCCTGCAAGCTGGTTTCAAGAGAATGGGTGTTGATAAA ATTATCCCTGTGGACAAGTTGGTTAAAGGCAAATTCCAGGACAACTTTGAATTTGTCCAGTGGTTTAAAAAATTCTTTGACGCCAACTATGACGGCAAAGATTATGACCCAGTGGAGGCGCGTCAGGGTCAGGACTCTGCACCTGTGTCCAGTCCGGCAGTGCCAGCCCTAAACAAGCCCAAGAAAGTTATGGCTGCTG CTCCCCAGCGCCCTGCTGCTAAGGTAGCTCCCAAGATGGCACCTGGCTCAGCAAGGAGGCCAGGTGGCAGTGGTGATGAGGAGCGGGCAGAGCTTGTCCAGGAG CTTAATCTACTGAAATCAACAATCCAGGacatggagaaggagagggactTTTATTTCGGCAAATTGAGAAACATTGAGCTCATTTGccaagagaaggaaggagaaggGGACCCCACGCTCCAGAGGATTGTGGATATTCTCTATGCCACAGAT